GTGTGGATGGACAGCACGAAGTCCGGGTCCGGGTTGACCGACCAGCCGTCGAAGGCCAGGTCGTACTTGCCGGCCAGCCAGGGGTCGGTCACGTTGTCCAGGCAGTTGAGCTGGACGCCGATGCCGAGCTTGCCCCACCACTCCTGGAGGTACTTGCCGACCGCTTTGTCGTTCGGGTCGGTGGCGTGGCACAGGACCCGGTAGGTGATGGGCTTGCCGTCCTTGCCGACGCGCTTGCCGTCGCCGTTCTTCTCGTACCCCGCCTGGTCGAGCATCCGGGCCGCCTCGGCCGGGTCGTACGTCAGCTTCTGGCCGGCGGACGGCTTCCAGAAGTACTGCGAGAAGCGCGGCGGGATGTAGCCCTCGCCCTCGACGGCGTGCCCCTGGAACACCTTGTCGATGACGGCCCTGCGGTCGACGGCCTTGAACAGCGCGTTGCGCACCCGCTGGTCCAGCAGGGACGGGTGGCCGTCGCCGAACTTCTCGCCGTTCTTCGCCTTCGCGCCCGGGTTGGTGGCGAGGGCGTAGAAACGGCGGCCGGGGGCGTCGTTGAGCTTGATGTTCTCCGCGCCCTGAAGGGACGCCGCCTGAGCGGGCGTCAGGGAGGGCGAACCGGCGACGAACGACACCTCGCCCTTGCGCAGCGCCGACACCGCCGCGTCCTGGTCCTTGTAGTACCGGAAGACCAGCTCGTCGAACTTCGGCGACCCGCGCCAGAAGCTCTTGTTGGCCTTGAGCCGGACGTAGCTGTCGGCCTTGTACCCGGTCAGCACGAACGGCCCGTTGCCCACCACCGGGAAGCTCTTGTCGTTGTTGAACTCGGAGAAGTCCGAGACCTTCTCCCACACGTGCTTCGGCACGATCGGCACATCGAGCGCGGTCATGGTGGCCTGCGGCTTCTTCAGCTCGATGACCAGCTTGGTGGGGCTCGGGGCCGTCACCTTCCTGAAGTTCCCGACGTAGCTGCCGTTCGCCGTGGCCGCCCCGTCGTCGTTCATCATCTTGTTGAACGTCCACGCCGCGTCCTCGGCGGTGGCCTGTTTGCCGTCCGACCACTTGGAGTTGGAGCGGATCGTGTACGTCCAGGTCAGCTTGTCCGGCGACGGCTCCCACTTGGTGGCCAGGCCCGGGATGGCGTGGTTGTCCTTGGGGTCGTAGTTCGTCAGGTACTCGTACATGAGCCGGTGAACGCTC
This region of Streptomyces caelestis genomic DNA includes:
- a CDS encoding ABC transporter substrate-binding protein is translated as MGTKDQTRSLPRGLRLVAAAGVAALTLTAGLATPLDPAPRQARAADDGKKVLTVAVAQSVDSLSPFLAVRLLSTSVHRLMYEYLTNYDPKDNHAIPGLATKWEPSPDKLTWTYTIRSNSKWSDGKQATAEDAAWTFNKMMNDDGAATANGSYVGNFRKVTAPSPTKLVIELKKPQATMTALDVPIVPKHVWEKVSDFSEFNNDKSFPVVGNGPFVLTGYKADSYVRLKANKSFWRGSPKFDELVFRYYKDQDAAVSALRKGEVSFVAGSPSLTPAQAASLQGAENIKLNDAPGRRFYALATNPGAKAKNGEKFGDGHPSLLDQRVRNALFKAVDRRAVIDKVFQGHAVEGEGYIPPRFSQYFWKPSAGQKLTYDPAEAARMLDQAGYEKNGDGKRVGKDGKPITYRVLCHATDPNDKAVGKYLQEWWGKLGIGVQLNCLDNVTDPWLAGKYDLAFDGWSVNPDPDFVLSIHTCGALPATPKDTGATDNFICDKKYDELYARQLAEYDPAKRADIVKQMESRLYDLGYMNVMAYPNAVEAYRTDQIESITTMPAKAGNIYGQDGYWSWWSAVPADSSGSSDNASSTGVVLGIVGGVVVLAGLGVFAAMRRRSTAEDRE